A section of the Xiphias gladius isolate SHS-SW01 ecotype Sanya breed wild chromosome 8, ASM1685928v1, whole genome shotgun sequence genome encodes:
- the snx33 gene encoding sorting nexin-33 isoform X1, which produces MDWSSYRGTHWSIKMSVKAKAIYTFLSENKEEISIQENEELVIFDENSVDGWFQGENSRGERGLFPASYVEIIRTRSNSNVTDCSISPAGSLGNDSSYFPPIPITPPHLQQPYDDDDDDDWDDWDDRSTVVEDADPTRSPGANGHTHQSPLSNNPNVHYRAKPYMERQDSISSSRKGSMVGRNLNRFSSFVRSGVEAFVLGDVPMMAKIAESYTIEMGPLGPRWKENPQPFSCSIEDPTKQTKFKGIKTYISYRVTPSHTGRPVYRRYKHFDWLYNRLLHKFTVISVPHLPEKQATGRFEEDFIEKRKRRLILWMNHMTSHPVLSQYEGFEHFLMCADDKQWKLGKRRAEKDEMVGAHFMLTLQIPNEHQDLQDVEERVDSFKSFAKKMDDSVMQLTHVASELVRKHLGGFRKEFQRLGNAFQSISQAFMLDPPHSSDTFNNAISHTGRTYENIGEMFAEQPKYDLFQMLDKLSLYQGLLANFPDIIHLQKGAFAKVKESQRMSDEGKMDQDEADGIRKRCRTVGFALQAEMSHFHQQREVDFKDMMQAYLREQIAFYQRVVQQLERTLRMYDCL; this is translated from the exons ATGGACTGGTCTTCATACAGGGG GACCCACTGGAGTATCAAGATGTCAGTGAAAGCCAAAGCCATCTACACTTTTCTAAgtgaaaacaaagaggagatCAGCATCCAGGAGAACGAGGAACTGGTTATCTTTGATGAGAACTCCGTGGATGGCTGGTTTCAGGGGGAGAACAGCCGAGGGGAGAGGGGTCTCTTCCCAGCGTCTTATGTGGAAATTATTCGCACTCGCTCAAACTCTAATGTGACTGACTGCTCTATCAGCCCGGCGGGCTCTTTAGGAAATGACTCCTCCTATTTCCCCCCCATCCCAATCACCCCTCCGCATTTGCAGCAACCGTAtgacgatgatgacgatgacgacTGGGACGACTGGGACGACAGGTCCACAGTGGTGGAGGATGCTGACCCCACTAGGAGCCCGGGGGCCAATGGACATACCCATCAGAGCCCACTGTCCAACAACCCCAATGTGCACTACCGGGCCAAACCATACATGGAGAGACAGGACAGCATCTCCAGCTCAAGGAAAGGCAGTATGGTGGGGAGGAACTTGAACCGATTTTCCAGCTTTGTACGCTCAGGGGTGGAAGCGTTTGTCCTGGGTGATGTACCCATGATGGCAAAGATAGCTGAGTCGTACACCATTGAGATGGGTCCCTTGGGGCCCCGGTGGAAGGAGAACCCACAGCCTTTCTCCTGCTCCATTGAAGACCccacaaaacagacaaagttcAAGGGCATCAAGACCTACATTTCGTACCGGGTCACGCCGAGTCACACAGGGCGTCCCGTCTACAGGCGTTACAAACACTTTGACTGGCTGTACAACCGCTTACTGCACAAGTTCACTGTGATCTCTGTGCCTCACCTGCCTGAGAAGCAGGCTACGGGGCGATTTGAGGAAGACTTCATCGAGAAGCGTAAGAGACGACTGATACTGTGGATGAACCACATGACCAGTCACCCAGTTCTTTCCCAGTATGAAGGCTTTGAGCACTTTCTGATGTGTGCTGACGACAAGCAGTGGAAACTGGGAAAGAGACGGGCTGAGAAGGACGAGATGGTGGGCGCCCATTTCATGCTGACCCTCCAGATCCCTAACGAGCACCAGGACCTTCAGGACGTAGAGGAGCGGGTTGACTCCTTCAAGTCCTTTGCTAAAAAAATGGACGACAGCGTGATGCAGCTCACACATGTTGCCTCAGAGCTGGTGCGTAAACACCTAGGTGGGTTCAGGAAGGAGTTTCAGCGGCTGGGAAATGCTTTCCAGTCTATCAGCCAGGCATTCATGCTGGACCCTCCCCACAGCTCAGACACCTTCAACAACGCCATATCCCATACAGGCCGCACCTATGAGAACATTGGAGAGATGTTTGCAGAGCAACCTAAGTATGACCTCTTCCAAATGCTGGACAAGCTGTCGCTCTACCAAGGCCTGCTCGCCAACTTCCCCGACATTATTCATCTACAGAAAG GTGCCTTTGCCAAGGTGAAAGAGAGCCAGCGGATGAGTGACGAAGGGAAGATGGACCAGGACGAGGCGGACGGGATTAGGAAACGCTGCCGGACGGTTGGGTTTGCCCTCCAGGCAGAGATGAGCCACTTCCATCAGCAGCGGGAGGTGGACTTCAAAGACATGATGCAGGCCTACCTCAGGGAGCAGATAGCCTTTTACCAACGTGTTGTTCAGCAACTGGAGCGCACCCTGCGCATGTACGACTGTCTGTAA
- the snx33 gene encoding sorting nexin-33 isoform X2, which translates to MSVKAKAIYTFLSENKEEISIQENEELVIFDENSVDGWFQGENSRGERGLFPASYVEIIRTRSNSNVTDCSISPAGSLGNDSSYFPPIPITPPHLQQPYDDDDDDDWDDWDDRSTVVEDADPTRSPGANGHTHQSPLSNNPNVHYRAKPYMERQDSISSSRKGSMVGRNLNRFSSFVRSGVEAFVLGDVPMMAKIAESYTIEMGPLGPRWKENPQPFSCSIEDPTKQTKFKGIKTYISYRVTPSHTGRPVYRRYKHFDWLYNRLLHKFTVISVPHLPEKQATGRFEEDFIEKRKRRLILWMNHMTSHPVLSQYEGFEHFLMCADDKQWKLGKRRAEKDEMVGAHFMLTLQIPNEHQDLQDVEERVDSFKSFAKKMDDSVMQLTHVASELVRKHLGGFRKEFQRLGNAFQSISQAFMLDPPHSSDTFNNAISHTGRTYENIGEMFAEQPKYDLFQMLDKLSLYQGLLANFPDIIHLQKGAFAKVKESQRMSDEGKMDQDEADGIRKRCRTVGFALQAEMSHFHQQREVDFKDMMQAYLREQIAFYQRVVQQLERTLRMYDCL; encoded by the exons ATGTCAGTGAAAGCCAAAGCCATCTACACTTTTCTAAgtgaaaacaaagaggagatCAGCATCCAGGAGAACGAGGAACTGGTTATCTTTGATGAGAACTCCGTGGATGGCTGGTTTCAGGGGGAGAACAGCCGAGGGGAGAGGGGTCTCTTCCCAGCGTCTTATGTGGAAATTATTCGCACTCGCTCAAACTCTAATGTGACTGACTGCTCTATCAGCCCGGCGGGCTCTTTAGGAAATGACTCCTCCTATTTCCCCCCCATCCCAATCACCCCTCCGCATTTGCAGCAACCGTAtgacgatgatgacgatgacgacTGGGACGACTGGGACGACAGGTCCACAGTGGTGGAGGATGCTGACCCCACTAGGAGCCCGGGGGCCAATGGACATACCCATCAGAGCCCACTGTCCAACAACCCCAATGTGCACTACCGGGCCAAACCATACATGGAGAGACAGGACAGCATCTCCAGCTCAAGGAAAGGCAGTATGGTGGGGAGGAACTTGAACCGATTTTCCAGCTTTGTACGCTCAGGGGTGGAAGCGTTTGTCCTGGGTGATGTACCCATGATGGCAAAGATAGCTGAGTCGTACACCATTGAGATGGGTCCCTTGGGGCCCCGGTGGAAGGAGAACCCACAGCCTTTCTCCTGCTCCATTGAAGACCccacaaaacagacaaagttcAAGGGCATCAAGACCTACATTTCGTACCGGGTCACGCCGAGTCACACAGGGCGTCCCGTCTACAGGCGTTACAAACACTTTGACTGGCTGTACAACCGCTTACTGCACAAGTTCACTGTGATCTCTGTGCCTCACCTGCCTGAGAAGCAGGCTACGGGGCGATTTGAGGAAGACTTCATCGAGAAGCGTAAGAGACGACTGATACTGTGGATGAACCACATGACCAGTCACCCAGTTCTTTCCCAGTATGAAGGCTTTGAGCACTTTCTGATGTGTGCTGACGACAAGCAGTGGAAACTGGGAAAGAGACGGGCTGAGAAGGACGAGATGGTGGGCGCCCATTTCATGCTGACCCTCCAGATCCCTAACGAGCACCAGGACCTTCAGGACGTAGAGGAGCGGGTTGACTCCTTCAAGTCCTTTGCTAAAAAAATGGACGACAGCGTGATGCAGCTCACACATGTTGCCTCAGAGCTGGTGCGTAAACACCTAGGTGGGTTCAGGAAGGAGTTTCAGCGGCTGGGAAATGCTTTCCAGTCTATCAGCCAGGCATTCATGCTGGACCCTCCCCACAGCTCAGACACCTTCAACAACGCCATATCCCATACAGGCCGCACCTATGAGAACATTGGAGAGATGTTTGCAGAGCAACCTAAGTATGACCTCTTCCAAATGCTGGACAAGCTGTCGCTCTACCAAGGCCTGCTCGCCAACTTCCCCGACATTATTCATCTACAGAAAG GTGCCTTTGCCAAGGTGAAAGAGAGCCAGCGGATGAGTGACGAAGGGAAGATGGACCAGGACGAGGCGGACGGGATTAGGAAACGCTGCCGGACGGTTGGGTTTGCCCTCCAGGCAGAGATGAGCCACTTCCATCAGCAGCGGGAGGTGGACTTCAAAGACATGATGCAGGCCTACCTCAGGGAGCAGATAGCCTTTTACCAACGTGTTGTTCAGCAACTGGAGCGCACCCTGCGCATGTACGACTGTCTGTAA